A window of Dyella terrae contains these coding sequences:
- a CDS encoding SGNH/GDSL hydrolase family protein — MSPILRYLALGDSYTIGEGVPESQRWPEQLVASLRRQGIGIDRPRIIATTGWTTDELAAAMEVARFAPPYDLVSLLIGVNNQYRGRPLDEYRMQFGELFADAVALAGQRPSRVLVVSIPDWGTTTFAAGSGRDTARIAVELDAFNDVAREIAVNTGAMWADITPISREQVDLLADDGLHPSGRQYTLWTQVIAPLAARALGGA; from the coding sequence GTGAGCCCGATATTGCGTTACCTCGCGCTGGGCGATTCGTACACGATTGGCGAAGGCGTCCCCGAATCGCAACGCTGGCCGGAACAACTGGTGGCATCGCTGCGTCGCCAGGGCATCGGCATCGATCGCCCCCGCATCATCGCCACCACGGGCTGGACCACCGACGAACTCGCCGCTGCCATGGAGGTGGCGCGCTTTGCGCCACCTTACGATCTGGTGAGCCTGTTGATCGGCGTCAATAATCAGTACCGCGGTCGTCCGCTGGACGAATACCGGATGCAGTTCGGTGAGTTGTTTGCCGATGCCGTGGCACTGGCCGGTCAGCGACCCTCACGCGTGCTGGTTGTGTCGATCCCCGACTGGGGTACGACGACCTTTGCGGCCGGTAGTGGTCGTGATACCGCGCGCATCGCTGTCGAACTGGATGCGTTCAATGACGTGGCGCGCGAGATCGCGGTGAATACCGGCGCAATGTGGGCCGACATCACGCCCATCTCGCGCGAACAGGTGGACCTGCTGGCCGATGACGGCCTGCATCCCTCGGGCCGGCAGTACACGCTGTGGACCCAGGTCATCGCTCCGTTGGCGGCACGGGCGCTCGGCGGTGCGTGA
- a CDS encoding UDP-2,3-diacylglucosamine diphosphatase encodes MAHLHCRSAFISDVHLGTPDCKAGYLLDFLRKLRCEKLYLVGDIVDMEALARRSWWHADHSAVLAEVLDMARRGVEVTYIPGNHDAPMRGLAGQSFGGVRIALDAIHEGADGRRYRVSHGDEFDPEHVGRTWMLHLGEAMHRFICWTNRRVHAMRRRLAMPYLPLSIIVKSHIGKALAYIRAYEQRVADDARARGIDGHICGHIHFGHVRDMDGVLYLNDGDWVEHCTALVEDNTGAMELIHWSEQPAALGRASRELVWPSAAAGLALAPLARRQRRLDELKSAA; translated from the coding sequence ATGGCGCACCTCCACTGCCGCAGCGCCTTCATCTCCGACGTGCATCTGGGCACGCCAGACTGCAAGGCCGGCTACCTGCTCGACTTCCTGCGCAAGCTTCGTTGCGAAAAGCTCTATCTGGTCGGCGATATCGTCGACATGGAAGCCCTGGCGCGCCGCTCGTGGTGGCATGCCGACCACAGCGCGGTCCTGGCCGAAGTGCTGGACATGGCCAGGCGCGGCGTCGAGGTCACCTACATTCCAGGCAACCACGATGCACCGATGCGAGGTCTCGCCGGACAGAGTTTCGGCGGCGTACGCATCGCCCTCGATGCCATCCACGAAGGGGCCGACGGCCGGCGCTACCGCGTCAGCCACGGTGACGAATTCGACCCGGAGCACGTGGGCCGCACCTGGATGCTGCATCTGGGTGAAGCCATGCACCGCTTTATTTGCTGGACGAACCGACGCGTGCACGCCATGCGGCGCCGGCTCGCCATGCCTTATCTGCCGCTGTCGATCATCGTCAAATCGCATATCGGCAAGGCGCTGGCGTACATCCGCGCCTACGAGCAACGCGTCGCCGACGACGCGCGCGCGCGCGGCATCGACGGCCACATCTGCGGCCATATCCATTTCGGCCACGTGCGCGACATGGACGGCGTGCTGTACCTCAACGACGGCGACTGGGTGGAGCACTGCACGGCCCTCGTCGAGGACAACACCGGCGCCATGGAGCTGATCCACTGGAGCGAGCAGCCTGCGGCCCTGGGGCGCGCCAGCCGGGAGCTGGTATGGCCATCGGCCGCCGCGGGACTGGCGCTGGCCCCGCTGGCCCGGCGCCAGCGCCGACTCGATGAACTGAAGTCGGCGGCCTGA
- a CDS encoding flavohemoglobin expression-modulating QEGLA motif protein codes for MNAPATLAPDIQRYADLDKRLLGACKSIRILSSVAWPATLENRMIEEFARGQFSLPQVYYHAPDFSEVRAELAAIEAEAGHDDPLGEYLCRTAESWRIAAEMLEAVGTHDVTLRSISLYGRPGDAIPGSDRSNLDAARYFVELSDELGSDLLSDDVTNDIPADVLRADLTQSLDDFFGAGTISVEVDDELTAKAAAGATRIRLRGGTTFSGYDKHQLLAHEAFVHSLTALNGREQPVLASLARTSPRVTATQEGLAVFAELMSGAIDISRLKRISLRILAIDMALNGADFVEVYKFFKGCGQSTGDSFHSAQRVFRGVPPDGGAAFAKDNVYLSGLLTVHTFFRWAFKQQRMDMLRQLFAGKLALHDVISLQPHFESGVIAQPRWLPPWMQHAHGLAGKLAFSLFINRIHMGRVQAESLSLSL; via the coding sequence ATGAACGCACCAGCCACGCTTGCACCCGACATCCAACGCTACGCTGACCTGGACAAGCGCCTGCTCGGCGCGTGCAAGTCCATTCGCATCCTTTCCTCCGTGGCGTGGCCCGCCACGCTGGAAAACCGGATGATCGAGGAGTTTGCGCGGGGGCAGTTCTCGTTGCCGCAGGTGTACTACCACGCACCGGATTTCTCCGAAGTGCGCGCGGAGCTGGCCGCGATCGAGGCTGAGGCCGGGCACGACGATCCCCTGGGCGAATACCTTTGCCGGACCGCCGAATCCTGGCGCATTGCGGCCGAAATGCTCGAGGCGGTCGGCACGCATGACGTGACTCTGCGCTCGATCTCCCTGTACGGCCGGCCCGGCGATGCCATTCCCGGCAGCGACCGGAGCAACCTGGATGCGGCGCGCTATTTCGTCGAATTGTCCGATGAGCTGGGCTCGGACCTGCTGTCCGACGACGTCACCAACGATATTCCTGCCGATGTGTTGCGCGCGGACCTGACCCAGTCGCTCGACGATTTTTTCGGCGCCGGCACGATCAGCGTCGAAGTGGACGATGAACTCACCGCCAAGGCCGCCGCCGGTGCCACGCGCATTCGCCTGCGCGGCGGCACGACCTTCAGCGGCTACGACAAGCACCAGCTGCTGGCCCACGAGGCCTTCGTCCATTCGTTGACCGCCCTCAACGGCCGGGAGCAGCCCGTGCTCGCTTCGCTGGCGCGGACATCACCGCGCGTCACGGCGACCCAGGAAGGCCTGGCTGTGTTTGCCGAGCTCATGTCCGGCGCCATCGACATTTCCCGCCTCAAACGCATCAGCCTGCGCATCCTTGCCATCGACATGGCGCTCAATGGCGCCGATTTCGTCGAGGTCTACAAGTTCTTCAAGGGTTGCGGCCAGTCGACCGGTGACAGCTTCCACTCGGCGCAGCGCGTGTTTCGTGGCGTGCCACCGGATGGTGGCGCGGCGTTCGCCAAGGACAACGTTTACCTGAGCGGGCTGCTCACGGTTCACACCTTTTTCCGCTGGGCGTTCAAGCAACAGCGCATGGACATGTTGCGGCAACTCTTTGCCGGAAAGCTCGCCCTGCATGACGTGATCAGCCTGCAGCCCCATTTCGAATCGGGTGTAATAGCGCAACCCCGCTGGCTTCCGCCCTGGATGCAGCATGCGCACGGGCTGGCCGGGAAGCTCGCCTTTTCCCTGTTCATCAACCGCATCCACATGGGACGCGTACAGGCGGAATCGCTGTCGCTCAGCCTGTAA
- the rsgA gene encoding ribosome small subunit-dependent GTPase A: MSEAETIERLRRVGWRGDALPGGGLRLARVVAQHRAGYELHDGVSLFGAQPAGHFLKRTLDPSERPAVGDFVEVEPGSPPHISKVLPRRTVLSRAAAGERYERQVIATNIDYVFVLTGLDGDFNPARIERYLSLIEDSGAQPVVLLSKLDTRADGAELIETLRARLPAGTPVHAINGKDPASVAILAQYLQPGDSAVLVGSSGAGKSTLTNTLLGDERMATSAVRAHDSRGRHTTTHRALLQLPTGGCLIDTPGMRELKLTGEENLDLFADIEALAETCRFADCGHGSEPGCAVQTALDNGELSAERWRNYLKLRDEREEQAATLEARLRRQRGGRPPTRPHAHRGSRDRE; encoded by the coding sequence ATGAGTGAGGCCGAGACCATTGAACGTCTGCGCCGGGTCGGTTGGCGCGGCGATGCCCTGCCGGGCGGCGGCCTGCGGCTGGCCCGCGTGGTCGCCCAGCACCGCGCCGGCTATGAGCTGCACGATGGCGTCAGCCTGTTCGGGGCACAGCCGGCGGGCCATTTCCTGAAGCGAACCCTCGATCCGTCCGAACGCCCGGCCGTTGGGGATTTCGTGGAAGTCGAGCCGGGTAGCCCGCCGCATATCTCCAAGGTGCTGCCCCGGCGTACCGTGCTGTCGCGCGCGGCGGCTGGCGAGCGTTACGAACGTCAGGTCATCGCGACCAACATCGACTACGTGTTCGTCCTGACCGGCCTCGACGGCGATTTCAATCCGGCACGCATCGAGCGCTACCTCTCGCTGATCGAAGATTCGGGCGCCCAGCCTGTCGTGCTCCTTAGCAAGCTCGACACCCGTGCTGACGGTGCGGAATTGATTGAAACGCTGCGAGCCCGATTGCCGGCTGGCACGCCCGTGCACGCCATCAATGGCAAGGACCCGGCATCCGTGGCGATCCTGGCGCAGTACCTCCAGCCTGGCGACAGTGCCGTGCTTGTGGGCTCCTCCGGTGCGGGCAAATCCACGCTCACCAACACCCTGCTGGGCGATGAGCGCATGGCGACCAGTGCGGTGCGCGCCCACGACAGCCGTGGGCGACACACCACGACGCATCGCGCTTTGCTGCAACTGCCTACGGGTGGCTGCCTGATCGACACGCCCGGCATGCGCGAGCTCAAGCTGACCGGCGAGGAAAACCTCGACCTGTTCGCCGATATCGAAGCCCTGGCCGAAACCTGCCGGTTCGCCGATTGCGGGCATGGCAGCGAGCCGGGCTGTGCGGTGCAAACGGCGCTGGACAACGGTGAACTGTCCGCCGAGCGCTGGCGCAATTACCTGAAACTTCGCGACGAGCGCGAGGAACAGGCGGCCACGCTCGAGGCCCGCTTGCGACGCCAGCGCGGGGGCCGTCCCCCGACGCGGCCGCATGCGCACCGTGGTTCGCGCGACCGCGAGTAA
- a CDS encoding aminotransferase class I/II-fold pyridoxal phosphate-dependent enzyme gives MASIKPSAHLADVRYEIRGALTRRSRELEAAGLPIIKLNIGNPGRYGFDTPAHLREAIAAHLHDSEAYGHEQGLEEAREAIAAQQRFRGARGVDVERIFVGNGVSELIDLSLRALLQPGDEVLLPSPDYPLWSAATILNDGKPRYYRCLAENGHLPDPAEIESLISPRTRAIVLINPNNPTGAVYPRPLLEQIVAIAARHRLLLLSDEIYDEILFDGASFHPLAEVAGDVPCVSFGGLSKVHRACGYRVGWMSLSGDPARTTDYRDALQLLAALRLCANVTAQWAVRPALQSAPTINSLTQPGGRLHEARRMILEGVAASQYLDLVTPGGALYAFPRVRADRIPEFDDNAFALRLLEEESVLVVPGSSFNVPHSRHLRLTLLPPADQMREVFVRIERVLERMAADQTSLAFA, from the coding sequence TTGGCCTCGATCAAACCCAGCGCGCACCTGGCGGACGTCCGCTATGAAATCCGCGGTGCCCTCACGCGTCGCTCACGTGAACTGGAAGCCGCCGGCCTGCCGATCATCAAGCTCAATATCGGCAATCCCGGTCGCTATGGTTTTGACACCCCGGCCCATCTGCGTGAAGCCATCGCCGCCCACCTGCACGACAGCGAGGCCTACGGTCACGAGCAGGGCCTGGAAGAAGCCCGGGAAGCCATCGCTGCCCAGCAGCGGTTCCGTGGCGCGCGCGGCGTGGATGTCGAGCGCATCTTCGTGGGCAACGGCGTCAGCGAACTGATCGACCTGAGCCTGCGCGCCTTGCTCCAGCCCGGCGACGAAGTGCTGCTGCCGAGCCCCGATTACCCGCTCTGGAGCGCGGCCACCATTCTTAATGACGGCAAGCCGCGCTATTACCGCTGCCTTGCCGAGAATGGCCATCTGCCCGATCCGGCCGAAATCGAGTCGCTGATCAGCCCGCGCACGCGCGCGATCGTGCTGATCAATCCCAACAATCCCACGGGTGCCGTCTACCCGCGTCCGCTGCTGGAACAGATCGTCGCCATCGCGGCGCGCCATCGCCTGCTGCTGCTGAGCGACGAGATCTACGACGAAATCCTCTTCGATGGCGCCAGCTTCCATCCGCTGGCCGAGGTGGCCGGCGATGTGCCGTGCGTGAGTTTCGGCGGCCTGAGCAAGGTGCATCGCGCCTGCGGTTATCGCGTGGGCTGGATGAGCCTGTCCGGTGACCCGGCGCGCACCACGGACTATCGCGACGCCCTGCAATTGCTGGCCGCGCTGCGCCTGTGCGCCAACGTGACTGCGCAATGGGCAGTGCGTCCCGCACTGCAGTCCGCGCCGACGATCAACTCGCTCACGCAGCCAGGCGGTCGCCTGCATGAAGCGCGTCGCATGATTCTCGAAGGCGTTGCCGCAAGCCAGTATCTCGACCTGGTAACGCCGGGCGGCGCGCTGTATGCCTTCCCGCGCGTGCGTGCCGACCGCATTCCCGAATTCGATGACAACGCCTTCGCATTGCGCCTGCTGGAAGAAGAGTCGGTGCTGGTCGTGCCGGGCAGCAGCTTCAATGTGCCGCACAGCCGCCACCTGCGACTGACCTTGCTGCCGCCGGCGGACCAGATGCGCGAAGTGTTTGTGCGCATCGAGCGCGTGCTCGAACGCATGGCGGCGGATCAGACCTCGCTCGCCTTCGCGTGA